A region from the Treponema pallidum subsp. pallidum str. Nichols genome encodes:
- the mnmG gene encoding tRNA uridine-5-carboxymethylaminomethyl(34) synthesis enzyme MnmG, translating to MGFRFSDYDVIVVGGGHAGAEAALAAARMGEHTLLITQTIDSIGRLSCNPSIGGISKGNIVREIDALGGEMGKFADACMIQYRLLNKSRGPAVQAPRIQADKFLYAQKVKYTLECTQHLHLYQDTVVDVVCSNTTDAGYVAYGAAHAVVTARGRRISARAVVLTTGTFMEGRVYIGEYEAPEGRLGEHAAEGLGAALRKKGFQMGRLKTGTPARVLRKSVDLSVMEKQEADAIMRPFSFAHVEINRPHADCYINYTNERTHQLIRENFHRSPFFSGRIKAVGTRYCPSIEDKVRKFPDRIRHQLYIEPEGLDTEELYINGLSSCLPEDIQDEMIRTIPGMERAVITRPAYAVDYAVLFPVQLGIDLQTKRVSGLFSAGQINGTSGYEEAGGQGIIAGINAALYARSTKTKEEYHPFVLKRDEAYIGVMIDDLVTQGIDEPYRMFTARAEYRLKLRHDTADERLTEKAYAIGLQKKSAVETLQKKMRTKHEILHLLQTNKVSLTHANAYVQLKPHIGKSFAATLRDPVIPLGLIASLNEQIAQFPLEVFQSVGVEIRYEHYIAAQDQRIAQVEKMEGIKIPAHFDYARISGLSVESRTRLEHVRPDTIGQVGRMRGIRPSDVMLLLAHLKR from the coding sequence ATGGGTTTCAGATTTTCTGACTATGACGTTATCGTCGTCGGTGGTGGACACGCAGGTGCCGAAGCGGCGCTGGCCGCTGCCCGTATGGGGGAGCACACGTTACTCATCACTCAGACAATCGATAGTATCGGCAGGCTCTCATGTAATCCTTCCATTGGAGGAATTTCCAAGGGGAATATTGTAAGAGAAATCGATGCACTCGGCGGAGAGATGGGAAAGTTTGCGGATGCATGCATGATTCAGTATCGACTGCTCAACAAAAGCCGGGGCCCTGCAGTGCAGGCGCCGCGTATCCAAGCAGATAAGTTTTTGTATGCCCAGAAGGTGAAGTATACGTTGGAATGTACGCAGCATCTTCACCTGTATCAGGACACAGTGGTAGACGTTGTGTGTTCCAATACCACTGATGCAGGATATGTAGCGTATGGGGCAGCGCATGCGGTAGTTACCGCACGCGGCAGACGCATCTCTGCACGTGCGGTGGTACTGACTACGGGGACCTTTATGGAAGGGCGTGTGTATATTGGGGAATATGAGGCACCTGAAGGCCGATTAGGGGAACATGCCGCTGAAGGGCTGGGAGCTGCGCTGAGAAAAAAGGGGTTTCAGATGGGACGGCTGAAGACGGGTACGCCCGCGCGCGTACTACGAAAATCTGTAGATCTTTCGGTAATGGAAAAGCAAGAAGCCGACGCTATCATGCGTCCTTTTTCCTTTGCTCACGTGGAAATCAATCGTCCACATGCGGACTGTTATATTAATTACACCAATGAGAGAACGCATCAGCTCATCCGTGAGAATTTTCATCGTTCTCCATTCTTTTCTGGCAGAATAAAGGCGGTAGGGACACGATATTGTCCGTCTATCGAAGATAAAGTGAGGAAGTTCCCCGACAGGATACGTCACCAGCTGTACATAGAACCGGAAGGATTAGATACGGAAGAGTTATATATAAACGGGCTTTCATCCTGTTTGCCAGAGGATATACAGGATGAAATGATCCGCACTATCCCTGGTATGGAACGCGCGGTTATTACGCGTCCTGCATACGCGGTGGATTATGCGGTGCTATTCCCTGTACAACTTGGTATTGATTTGCAAACAAAAAGGGTGAGCGGGCTCTTTTCTGCAGGTCAGATTAACGGAACATCCGGCTATGAAGAAGCTGGAGGTCAGGGTATTATCGCCGGGATTAACGCTGCGCTGTACGCGCGCAGTACTAAAACCAAAGAGGAGTATCATCCATTTGTTCTGAAACGCGACGAAGCATATATTGGCGTCATGATAGATGATCTTGTAACACAAGGAATAGACGAACCCTATCGGATGTTTACCGCGCGTGCGGAGTATCGTTTGAAACTCCGTCACGATACTGCGGATGAACGTCTTACAGAAAAAGCTTACGCCATTGGGCTGCAGAAGAAATCTGCTGTAGAAACGTTGCAAAAAAAGATGCGTACGAAGCACGAGATCTTGCATCTGCTTCAGACCAACAAAGTTAGTCTTACCCATGCAAACGCATATGTTCAGCTGAAGCCGCATATAGGTAAATCGTTTGCAGCTACGCTACGTGATCCGGTAATACCTCTTGGGCTTATCGCTTCGCTGAACGAGCAGATAGCGCAGTTCCCTTTGGAAGTGTTCCAGTCGGTTGGGGTGGAGATACGCTACGAACACTACATCGCTGCACAGGATCAAAGAATTGCACAAGTGGAGAAAATGGAAGGAATAAAGATACCAGCGCATTTTGATTACGCGCGTATATCAGGTCTCTCTGTAGAATCCCGTACACGATTGGAACACGTTCGCCCGGACACTATCGGGCAGGTTGGGAGAATGCGCGGAATCAGACCCTCTGACGTAATGCTGTTGCTCGCCCACTTAAAGCGGTAG